CCGACGCCGTTGAAGACCAGCTCGCCGTCCCGCAGGAGCCTGGCCATCGCCACGCCCATCATCTCGGGAGGACCGAACTCCATCGGGAAGCGCGTCACCCCCTCACCCTACCCTCGCCCCGTCGGGGGGAGAGGGTGACTCGACAGAGCGGTGGGCGAGGTCGGTGCTGTCCAGGTAGGCCCGAAGCGTCTCCGGGCGGTCGGCAGCCGCCAGATACGCGTGGACCCCGTCCGCGTCGATCCCGTAGTAGGGATGGCAGCTCGTCGGGCGCGCACCCTCAGGCGCGTGCACGACCGCCTCCACCAGGAAGTGAGGGATCCGCGTCAGCTCGGGAAGCTTCGTCAGCTCCTCGGTCGCCACGATGCGCTCGGCCGTCAGGATCACGCGCGCCGCGGCGCGCGACATCACCAGGTCCCAGTACGGTGAGCCGTAGATCCGCGCGTTGCCGAGGGCGTCGGCCTCCTGGACGTGGATGACCGCCCAGTCGGGCCTGATGGCGGGAATGGCGTACAGCTCGACGCCCGTGTAGGGATCCTTGACGGTGCGAAAGCCCGCCGCCGCCGGGATGTCGCTCCCGGTGAGACCGGCGATGGGCTCGAAGGGGATGCCGTTGGATGCGGCCCGCATCCCCGCGTAGATGACGGGTCAGCTGTTCTCCGTGTGGTGGACCTGCCCGGTCTCGACGGCGCGGCGGAAGCTCTTCGCCATGCCGAAGTTGGCCTCGAAGGTCACGATGCCGGCGTTGGAGCGCGACAGACACCCCGCCGCGCAGAGGAGGTCGAGGTCGTAGGCCGGGGAGGGTTTGACCAGCTCGAGATCGCGCCGCCCCTGGCGCGCCAGCTCGCGCACGAAGGCCGCCGGCGTCCGGTGGAGGAGCGTGCCACCGAGGGTGATCGAGGCGCCGTCGGCGATGAGGCGCGCGGCGGCGGCGAGCGGGATCAGCTTGGACCGGGCCACCGCGCCGGCCGCCTCACTCGAGGAGCCCGATTTCCCGATAGCGCGGCTCGACGCGGGGGGACATGAGCCCCAGCCGCTGGAGGCGCGGGATCAGGACCTCGGTGAAGAGGAACCGGTTGAACACCTTCAGCGTCTGCGAGTGCCTGATCGTGTCCAGCCAGATCGCCTCGCCGTCCCAGCCCATCTCGTTCCAGACGTTCCGGATGGAGCGGAAGCCGGTGTGCTCGTCCCGGCCGTACATGGCATCGCACGCCTTGAGGGCAAAGTCTTCCAGGTAGTCGCGCCTGGTCGGCTCCATGAGGGGGATCGAGCGCTTAAGGGCGAAGTAGCCGAAGCTCACGTGGCGCCCCTCGTCCTGGAGCACATAGTCAAGGAGGGCCGCCAGCGTGGGATCGCCGGTCTGCCGCCGCATGACGTTGAAGGCGGCGATGGCGAGCCCCTCGATGAGCATCTGCATCCCGAGGAGCTTCAGCTCCCAGAGCTCCGAGGCCAGGATCTCGTCGATGAGCCCCTTGAGCAGCGGGTCCACCGGGTAGATCTTGTGGAGCTTTTTCACGTACCGCTCGAAGACCTCCACGTGCCGGCCCTCGTCCACCACCTGGGTCGAGGCGTAGAGCTTGCAGTCCAGCTCGGGGACCGGGTTCACGAGCTGGCTCGCCACGAGAAGCGCCCCCTGCTCGCCGTGGAGAAACTGGGAGAGGCGCCAGGACGAAACCTTGATCTCCACCTCCTTCTGCTCCTCCTCCGTGAGACGGGAGAAGAAGTTGGTCCCCTGGAACGCCATCCCCACGTTCAGAACCGGCCCCTCCCGGCCGATCGGCCGGCTCCAGTCGATGGCGGTGGAGCCGTTCCACTGGTTCTTCTTGGCGGTCTCGTAGAGCGACTCGAGCTCCGCGTGGGTGGGCTCGTAGTCGAAGTCCCAGAGTGTGTCGAGCTGGTAGGAGATGCGGCGGGCCGCAGCCGTCTGGGCGGTTGTCATCGCTGCCCTCGGGTGAACATTCGTTCAGTCCGGGCCATTCTAGGGCGTCCCCCGGAAGCCGTCAAGCGCGTCGGATCACTCTCCAGACCTTCTCCGGGGTGAGGGGCATGTCGACGTGGGTGATCCCGTAGGGAGCGAGGGCGTCCACGACCGCGTTGACGATGGCGGGCGGCACGGCGATACAGCCGCCTTCCCCCACCCCCTTGGCGCCCAGCGGGTTCCACGGCGACGGCGTCACGGTCTTGTCGAGGACGGGCTCCGGCACGTCGCCCGCATGGGGGACCGCGTACTCCATCAGCGTCCCGGTCAGGAGCTGGCCGTCGGCGTCGTAGATCACGTGCTCGAGGAAGGCCTGGCCGAAGCCCTGGGCGAAGGCCCCGTGGATCTGCCCTTCGGTAAGGAGCGGGTTGACGATCGTTCCGGCATCGTCCACCCAGACGAGCTTGTCGAGCGTGATCTTCCCGGTTCCGCGCTCCACCCGCACGACAGCGACGACGGTGCCGAAGCTCCACACCTCCCCCTCGGCCTGGAAGAAGACCGTCGCGTCGAGGCCGGGACTGTCGCCCGGCGCCAGGGCCTGGCCCTTGTAGGCGGCATCGGCGACTCGCTTCCAGCTCACCCGGCGGGCGGGCACCCCGACCACCTGGAAGCCGCCCGGGGCCGGCACCACGTCGTCGAGCGCTGCTTCGAGCAGGTTGGCGGCGATCCGCCTTCCCTTCTCCCTCACCTCGATCGCGGCCTTGGCGAGCGCGCCCCCGCCGAGCGAGACGCTCCGGCTCCCGAAGGTCCCGAAGCCCTGAGGCGTCGCCTGCGTATCGCCGTGGCGGACCACCACGTCATCTGGCGTGACGCCCAGGAAGTCAGCGACCACCTGGGCGAAGGTGGTCTCGTGCCCCTGGCCGTGGGGGCTCGAGCCCGTGACCGCGGTGACGGCGCCGGTCCGCTCGACGTGGATGCTCCCGCTCTCCCAGCCGAGGCCGCACGGCTCGACGTAGGTGGAGAGGCCGATCCCCACGAGCTCACCGCGGGCGCGGGCCTCGGCCTGCTGGCGCCTGAGCTCGGGGTGCTTCGCGAGCTCGAGAGCCCGGTCCATCGCGCGCTCGTAGTCTCCCGAGTCGTAGACCTGGCCTGTGGCGGTCTTGAATGGGAATCGGTCCGGCGGGATGAAGTTCTTCCGACGAAACTCCACCGGGTCCATCCCGAGCGCCCGGGCCGCCTGGTCCACGAGGCGCTCGATCAGAAACGCCGCCTCGGGCCGGCCCGCGCCCCGGTAGGCGCCGATCGGTGCCGTCGTCGTGAACGCGGCCGTCGCCTGAATCTCGCACGCCGGGATCACATACGCCCCGGGGAGCAGCCGCGCGTGGTTGAAGGGAGGGACGGCGGCGCTGTTGACGAGCGACGTGCCGAGCGGATAGACGACTCTTCCCCTGAGCCCAGCGATCTTGCCGTCCTTCGTCACGGCCAGCTCGCCCTCGCCGATGCCGCCGCGGCTGTGGTTGGTGGTCAGGAGATCCTCGGTCCGCGTGGCGACCCACTTGACCGGCCGGGAGAGGCGCACCGCCAGGTAGGCGACCAGCACATCCTCGCGGTAAGGGGCCGTCTTGACGCCGAAGCCGCCGCCCACCTCGGGAGCGATCGCGCGGACTTTGCCTTCGGAAAGACCGAGAATCGCCGCGATCTCGGCGCGCATTCTGAACGGGGCCTGGGTGGAGGTCCAGATCGTCAGTTCCTCGGTGACGGGGTCGAAGGAGGCGAGGATCCCCCGGGGTTCCATCGCCACGCTCGCGATCCGGTTCTGGACGACACGCAGCTTCACGACGCGATCCGCCGACGCGAACGCGGCTTCGGGATCTCCATGGCGCCAGACGTGGGCGAAGGACCGGTTGGTCCCGAGCTCGGGAAAGAGCACCGGGGCACCGGGCGCTACGGCCGCTTCCGGGTCCACGACCGGCTGAAGCGGCTCGTAGTCGACCTCGATCAGATCAGCGGCATCGCGCGCCAGGTACGGGCTCTCGGCGGCCACCGCGGCGACCGGCACGCCCAGGGCGTGGACGACGCCCTCGGCGAGGATCGGATGGGGCGGCACCTTCATGTCGCGGAAGATCCGGTTCACCGGCATCGGGCCCAGGTCGCGGACCTCGCCGCCGGTGACGACGGCCACCACCCCGGGCGCCTTGCGCGCCGCCTCCACGTCGAGCCGCCGCACCCGCGCATGGGCGTAGGGGCAGCGGAGGAAGGCCACGTGGACGAGGCCGGGAAGCCGGAAGTCGTCCACGAAGCGCCCCGCGCCCGTCACGAGCCGGCGGTCCTCCACCCGCTTCATCGGGCGGCCGATGTACCGGGAATCAACGGAGTCAGCCATGGTCGGTCTCTCCCTCGTGCATCACGCGCGGTATCCTAGCATAAAAATCGGAGGGGGCCTCGACGGCCCCCCCCGAGGCCTCCCCCACGAATGGCAGTTCGAGCCGAGGGGCTGCCGACGAGCCGCAGGCGAGGAGAGCCACGAGGCGAGGCCCGAGTCGGTTGCGCGGGCAAAGCCCGCGCTCGAACGGTAGTCTCCCGACACGCTCCCAGCATACCGGCGCGGGCCGATTCTCCGGCGCGACGCGTCGTCAGAGCGTGAACGCGCCCGGGATGTGGCGGATCGCGGCGACGCTCGCGTCCCGGTCGAGCGTGACCGCGACCACATCGAAGCGGCAGCGCGCCTCTCCGAGCCCTTTCGCCTTCAGGTAGCCCTGGGCGAGGCGCCCGAGCCGTCCCTGCTTGCGCGGCGTGACCGCAGCCTCCGGGGGATCGCCCTGACCGGCCCGCCGCGCCTTCACCTCGACGAACACGACCGTGCCCCTGTCACGGGCCACCAGGTCGATCTCCCCCAGGCGCGAGCGCACGTTCTGTTCGAGAATGACGAAGCCCCGCTGCTTGAGGAAGCGGGCGGCCTCGGCCTCGCCCCGCCGGCCCACCACACGCCGCCAGTCCACGGACGCAGTCCTCATGACCCGGGGAAGAGCTCGCCCTGAAGCGAGACGCCGTGGAACGAGCGCCGATGCAGAGCGCAGGGCCCGTATTGGGCGAGCGCCGCCTGGTGCGCCGCCGTCGCGTAGCCCTTGTGGCGGGCGAAGCCGTAGTCCGGGAACTCGCGGTCGTAGTCGATCATCAGGCGGTCGCGGGTGACCTTGGCCACGATGGAGGCGGCGGCGATCGAGGCCGACCGGCGGTCGCCCTTGATCACGCTCTTCTGCGCGCACGGGAGCGCGACGAGCCGCACAGCGTCGATCAGGACGAGATCGGGCGCCACAGCGAGGTTGGTGATCGCCTCCAGCATCGCCCGCCGGGTGGCCTCCAGGATATTGATCCTGTCGATGGTCGCCGGATCGACGCTGCCGATCCCCACCGCGAGGGAGAAATCGAGGATCTGGGGAAAGAGCCCCGCGCGTTGCGATGGGGTGAGGAGCTTCGAATCCTGGAGGCCCCGGATCGGACGCGCCGGATCGAGGATCACCGCCCCGGCCACCACGGGTCCGGCGAGGGGACCGCGCCCCGCCTCGTCCACTCCCGCGACATGGCGGAGACCGCCGCGCCAGGCTTCGCGCTCGAAGCGGTAGCCGGCCTCCCGGCGGGCGGGGTACCCACGCGAACGCGTGGGTCGCCCGGGTGCGCCGACGGCGTGGCGCCCCATCCCTCGAGGTTACTCGCCGGGCGTGGCGACCTGGGTCCGCCGCTCCTTCAGGCGGGCGGCCTTGCCCGCAAGCTCGCGGAGGTAGTAGAGCTTGGAGCGACGCACCTGGCTCCGCCGGACCACCTGGACCTTCTCGATGCGGGGCGAGTGGAGCGGGAATGTCCGCTCGACCCCCACGCCGTACGAGACCCGCCGCACCGTGAACGACGCGCTGGTGCCCTCGCCGCGCTTCCGGATCACGACGCCCTCGAACGCCTGGGTGCGCTCCTTCTCCCCCTCGACGACCTTCACGTTCACCTTGACGGTGTCGCCGGGGGCGAAGTTCCCCCGGTCCTTCTTGAGCTGGCTCGCTTCGACGACACGAATCGCGCTCATGACGGCTGGCTCCTTAGACATCCTCGGAGGGGGGCTCCGCCCCCCTTCCGAACCTCCCCCCTTATTGCGCGGGCCAAGCCCGCGCTCGAACCGGATTCTTCAGCATGCGCTTGGGATCGGTCTCGGCTCGGGTAACATCCTACGCCATCCTACACGTGATCCTCAGGGCGCGCACCCTGCTTGAAGGCTTCGAGCAGCTTCTCCTCCTCAGGGGTCAGGTCTGCGGTCTCCAGGAGATCGGGCCGCCGCTGGAACGTGCGCCAGAGCGCCATCACCCGTCGCCAGCGGGCGATCCGCGGGTGATCCCCCGAGAGGAGGATGTCGGGAACCCGCAGGCCGCGGAACTCCTCCGAGCGCGTGTACTGCGGATGCTCGAGGCGGCCCCCCGTGAACGAGTCTTGATCCGGCGCGGCCTCGTTCCCCAGGACGCCGGGCAGGAGGCGGACCACGGCGTCGGCGACCACCAGCGCGGGGAGCTCGCCGCCGGTGAGGACGTAGTCGCCGATCGAGATCTCATCGTCCACCAGGTGCGCCCTCACCCGCTCGTCAACGCCCTCGTAGCGACCGCACACGAGGATCAGGTGCGACTCCTGGGCGAGCTGCCGCGCCACGGCCTGCGTGAAGCGCCGGCCCTGAGGGTCGAGCAGGATGACTCGCGATCCGGACCCGCGCAGCGCCTCAACGCAGGCGAAGAGGGGCTCGGGCTTCAGCACCATGCCGCCGCCCCCGCCGAAGGCGTAGTCATCCGTCACGCGGTGCCGGCCGGCGGCGTAGTCGCGCAGGTTCACCACGCGGATCTCGACCAGCCCCCGCGCCCGGGCCCTGCCGAGGATCGACTCCTCGAGCGGGCCGGCCAGCATGCCGGGGAAGAGCGTCACGACGTCGATCTTCACAGGTCGAGCAGTCCTTCGGGCGGGCGGATGACGATGGTGCGGCTCGCCGGGTCGACCCGCACGACGATGTCGGCCACCGCAGGGATCAGGTGCTCGCGTCCCCCGGCTCCCACCACCCAAAGGTCCTGGGCCGGCCCCGGATCGGCGCGGAGGAACGTTCCCACCTCACCTCCCTCTTCGGTCACCACGCGGCAACCCTCGAGGTCGGCGATGTTGAACCGGATCGACCGGGGTTCGGGGACGGCCCGATCGCTCACTCGAGGATCTCGAGGACCGCGCGCTTCCTCAGCTTCGTGGCGGCCGCGTTCAGCAGGGTCCGGATGGACCGGGCCGTCCGCCCCTGCTTGCCGATGACCTTCCCAATGTCGCCCGGGGCCACCCGCAGCTCGATCACCGTGACCCGCTCCCCCTCGATCTCCGTCACCTGCACCTTATCCGGCTCGTCCACAAGAGCTTTGGCGATGAACTCCACCAGCTCCTTCATGCCGACCACCCCCACTGCTCAGGGCGTGCGCTCGCGTCAGTTCTTCGTCACTCCTACCCGGGCCAAGAGCAGGCGGACCGTGTTCGAGGGGAGCGCGCCCTTTCTGAGCCACGCGGCGGCCTTCTCCTTGTTGATGTCGACCCGCGGCGGGTCGGTCAGGGGGTTGTAGGAGCCGATGATCTCGATGAACCGGCCGTCCCGCGGAGCCCGCGAGTCTGCCACCACGACCCGGTAGGCGGGTTTCTTCGTCGTCCCGGTCCGTCTCAGGCGAATGCGAACCGCCACTCCTCCACTCCTTTCTCGCTCAGCGTGAGAGAAACGGCAGCGCGCCCCTGAGCTTGCCGGCGCGCCCCTCCATCTGCTTGAGCCCTTTCACGAGCTTCTTGAGCTGGGCGTACTGTTTGAGCAACCGGTTCACGTCCTGCACCGTGGTGCCGCTCCCCCGCGCGATCCGGGTCCGGCGGCTGCCGCTGATGATCTGGGGCGCCGCCCGCTCGGCGGGGGTCATCGAGCCGATGATCGCTTCGTACCTCCGGAGCTCGTTCTCCTCGCCCCGGAGGTCTGCCGGGAGCGCCTTGGCGCCCTTAAAGAAGGGGACCATCTCCATGAGCTCTCCCAGAGGCCCCATGGAGCGGAGCTGACGGAGCTGCTCGGCGAAGTCCTCGAGGGTGAAGCTCTCCTCCCTGATCTTCTTCGCCAGCTCTTCGGCTTTCGTGGCGTCCACGCTGGCCTGGGCCTTCTCCACGAGGGAGACGACGTCGCCCATCCCGAGGATCCGGGAGGCCATGCGGTCCGGGTGGAAGGCTTCCAGGGCGTCCAGCTTCTCGCCAACCCCGACGAAGGCGACCGGGAGCCCCGTCACCGCCCGGATCGAGAGCGCAGCGCCCCCACGCGCGTCGCCGTCCAGCTTGGTCATGATCAGCGCGTCGATCCCGACGCCGCTGTGAAACCGCTCGGCCATGGTCACCGCGTCCTGCCCGGTCATGGCGTCGACCACCAGCACGACCTGATGGGGCTGGAGCTCGCGCTTGAGCTGGCGAAGC
The Candidatus Rokuibacteriota bacterium genome window above contains:
- a CDS encoding ferritin-like domain-containing protein; its protein translation is MTTAQTAAARRISYQLDTLWDFDYEPTHAELESLYETAKKNQWNGSTAIDWSRPIGREGPVLNVGMAFQGTNFFSRLTEEEQKEVEIKVSSWRLSQFLHGEQGALLVASQLVNPVPELDCKLYASTQVVDEGRHVEVFERYVKKLHKIYPVDPLLKGLIDEILASELWELKLLGMQMLIEGLAIAAFNVMRRQTGDPTLAALLDYVLQDEGRHVSFGYFALKRSIPLMEPTRRDYLEDFALKACDAMYGRDEHTGFRSIRNVWNEMGWDGEAIWLDTIRHSQTLKVFNRFLFTEVLIPRLQRLGLMSPRVEPRYREIGLLE
- a CDS encoding xanthine dehydrogenase family protein molybdopterin-binding subunit, coding for MADSVDSRYIGRPMKRVEDRRLVTGAGRFVDDFRLPGLVHVAFLRCPYAHARVRRLDVEAARKAPGVVAVVTGGEVRDLGPMPVNRIFRDMKVPPHPILAEGVVHALGVPVAAVAAESPYLARDAADLIEVDYEPLQPVVDPEAAVAPGAPVLFPELGTNRSFAHVWRHGDPEAAFASADRVVKLRVVQNRIASVAMEPRGILASFDPVTEELTIWTSTQAPFRMRAEIAAILGLSEGKVRAIAPEVGGGFGVKTAPYREDVLVAYLAVRLSRPVKWVATRTEDLLTTNHSRGGIGEGELAVTKDGKIAGLRGRVVYPLGTSLVNSAAVPPFNHARLLPGAYVIPACEIQATAAFTTTAPIGAYRGAGRPEAAFLIERLVDQAARALGMDPVEFRRKNFIPPDRFPFKTATGQVYDSGDYERAMDRALELAKHPELRRQQAEARARGELVGIGLSTYVEPCGLGWESGSIHVERTGAVTAVTGSSPHGQGHETTFAQVVADFLGVTPDDVVVRHGDTQATPQGFGTFGSRSVSLGGGALAKAAIEVREKGRRIAANLLEAALDDVVPAPGGFQVVGVPARRVSWKRVADAAYKGQALAPGDSPGLDATVFFQAEGEVWSFGTVVAVVRVERGTGKITLDKLVWVDDAGTIVNPLLTEGQIHGAFAQGFGQAFLEHVIYDADGQLLTGTLMEYAVPHAGDVPEPVLDKTVTPSPWNPLGAKGVGEGGCIAVPPAIVNAVVDALAPYGITHVDMPLTPEKVWRVIRRA
- a CDS encoding YraN family protein, giving the protein MDWRRVVGRRGEAEAARFLKQRGFVILEQNVRSRLGEIDLVARDRGTVVFVEVKARRAGQGDPPEAAVTPRKQGRLGRLAQGYLKAKGLGEARCRFDVVAVTLDRDASVAAIRHIPGAFTL
- a CDS encoding ribonuclease HII, which produces MGRHAVGAPGRPTRSRGYPARREAGYRFEREAWRGGLRHVAGVDEAGRGPLAGPVVAGAVILDPARPIRGLQDSKLLTPSQRAGLFPQILDFSLAVGIGSVDPATIDRINILEATRRAMLEAITNLAVAPDLVLIDAVRLVALPCAQKSVIKGDRRSASIAAASIVAKVTRDRLMIDYDREFPDYGFARHKGYATAAHQAALAQYGPCALHRRSFHGVSLQGELFPGS
- the rplS gene encoding 50S ribosomal protein L19 codes for the protein MSAIRVVEASQLKKDRGNFAPGDTVKVNVKVVEGEKERTQAFEGVVIRKRGEGTSASFTVRRVSYGVGVERTFPLHSPRIEKVQVVRRSQVRRSKLYYLRELAGKAARLKERRTQVATPGE
- the trmD gene encoding tRNA (guanosine(37)-N1)-methyltransferase TrmD; the encoded protein is MKIDVVTLFPGMLAGPLEESILGRARARGLVEIRVVNLRDYAAGRHRVTDDYAFGGGGGMVLKPEPLFACVEALRGSGSRVILLDPQGRRFTQAVARQLAQESHLILVCGRYEGVDERVRAHLVDDEISIGDYVLTGGELPALVVADAVVRLLPGVLGNEAAPDQDSFTGGRLEHPQYTRSEEFRGLRVPDILLSGDHPRIARWRRVMALWRTFQRRPDLLETADLTPEEEKLLEAFKQGARPEDHV
- a CDS encoding KH domain-containing protein; the encoded protein is MKELVEFIAKALVDEPDKVQVTEIEGERVTVIELRVAPGDIGKVIGKQGRTARSIRTLLNAAATKLRKRAVLEILE
- the rpsP gene encoding 30S ribosomal protein S16 encodes the protein MAVRIRLRRTGTTKKPAYRVVVADSRAPRDGRFIEIIGSYNPLTDPPRVDINKEKAAAWLRKGALPSNTVRLLLARVGVTKN
- the ffh gene encoding signal recognition particle protein, which gives rise to MFDGLSARLQAIFDKLRGYGRLTEENIGEALREVRVALLEADVNFKVVKSFVERVRAKALGQEILKAVAPGQQVVKIVYDELVTLLGEHSHRLAMAPHAPTVIMLTGLQGSGKTTTAAKLARHFQRQGLHPMLAAADVHRPAAIAQLRALGAQLGIPVSGAAGQTALGIARGARGEAAERGLSPLILDTAGRLHIDEPMLEELRQLKRELQPHQVVLVVDAMTGQDAVTMAERFHSGVGIDALIMTKLDGDARGGAALSIRAVTGLPVAFVGVGEKLDALEAFHPDRMASRILGMGDVVSLVEKAQASVDATKAEELAKKIREESFTLEDFAEQLRQLRSMGPLGELMEMVPFFKGAKALPADLRGEENELRRYEAIIGSMTPAERAAPQIISGSRRTRIARGSGTTVQDVNRLLKQYAQLKKLVKGLKQMEGRAGKLRGALPFLSR